From the genome of Glycine max cultivar Williams 82 chromosome 2, Glycine_max_v4.0, whole genome shotgun sequence, one region includes:
- the LOC100812117 gene encoding 40S ribosomal protein S16 — MAQPQPQSQPQHGQAALEQVQCFGRKKTAVAVTYCKRGRGLIKINGCPIELVEPEILRFKAFEPILLLGKSRFAGVDMRIRVKGGGHTSQIYAIRQSIAKALVAFYQKYVDEQSKKEIKDILVRYDRTLLVADPRRCEPKKFGGRGARARFQKSYR, encoded by the coding sequence ATGGCGCAGCCTCAGCCGCAGTCGCAGCCGCAGCACGGGCAAGCAGCGCTGGAGCAGGTGCAGTGCTTCGGTCGCAAGAAGACCGCCGTGGCCGTGACCTACTGCAAGCGCGGGCGCGGTCTCATCAAGATCAACGGCTGCCCCATTGAGCTCGTGGAGCCGGAGATCCTCCGCTTCAAGGCCTTCGAGCCTATCCTCCTGTTGGGTAAGAGCCGCTTCGCCGGCGTCGACATGCGCATCCGCGTCAAGGGTGGCGGCCACACCTCCCAGATCTACGCCATCCGCCAGAGCATCGCCAAGGCGCTCGTCGCGTTCTACCAGAAGTATGTCGACGAACAGAGTAAGAAGGAGATCAAGGACATTCTCGTGAGGTACGATCGCACCTTGCTCGTTGCGGATCCCAGGCGCTGCGAGCCCAAGAAGTTTGGTGGGCGTGGCGCACGTGCGAGGTTCCAGAAGTCTTACCGTTGA